A genomic stretch from Spiroplasma endosymbiont of Clivina fossor includes:
- the rplB gene encoding 50S ribosomal protein L2, which yields MAIKKYKPVTNGRRNMTTLDYSVLTTDKPEKSLLTTLNRKSGRNNRGIITTRHKGGGHKRKYRIIDFKRDKDNIIGKVATIEYDPNRNAFISLINYLDGEKRYILAPKTLEVGMEIVSGPLVDIKVGNSMPMGKMPEGTVVHNIELRPLKGGQLARSAGTSAQLLGKDESGRYVTIRLNSGEVRKILASCRATIGEVGNEDRNLVNWGKAGRNCWRGIRPTVRGSVMNPNDHPHGGGEGKAPIGRVAPVTPWGKKTLGMKTRNPRKASTKLIIRRKKK from the coding sequence ATGGCAATAAAGAAATATAAACCAGTTACTAATGGTCGTCGTAATATGACAACTCTTGATTATTCAGTTTTAACAACTGATAAACCAGAGAAATCGTTATTAACTACATTAAATAGGAAATCTGGTCGGAATAATCGGGGAATTATTACTACGCGTCATAAAGGTGGCGGTCATAAAAGAAAATATCGTATTATTGACTTTAAACGTGATAAAGACAATATTATTGGTAAAGTAGCAACTATTGAGTATGATCCCAATCGTAATGCGTTTATTTCATTAATTAATTATCTTGATGGTGAAAAAAGATATATTTTAGCACCTAAAACTCTTGAAGTGGGAATGGAAATTGTTAGTGGTCCGCTGGTGGATATTAAAGTTGGTAATAGTATGCCAATGGGAAAAATGCCTGAGGGGACAGTAGTTCATAATATTGAATTGCGTCCTTTAAAAGGTGGTCAATTAGCTAGAAGTGCGGGAACTAGTGCTCAACTATTAGGAAAAGATGAAAGTGGTCGTTATGTTACGATTCGTTTGAATTCTGGTGAGGTTCGCAAGATATTAGCATCTTGTCGAGCAACAATTGGTGAAGTTGGTAATGAAGATCGGAACTTAGTTAATTGAGGAAAAGCAGGAAGAAATTGTTGGCGAGGAATTCGTCCGACGGTTAGAGGTTCAGTTATGAATCCTAATGATCATCCACATGGTGGTGGTGAAGGAAAAGCGCCGATTGGAAGAGTAGCTCCTGTAACACCTTGAGGTAAGAAAACATTGGGGATGAAAACTCGTAATCCTCGTAAGGCTTCAACAAAATTAATTATTAGAAGAAAGAAAAAATAG
- the rplW gene encoding 50S ribosomal protein L23 has translation MHITEVIKKPILTEKSYLKINVDGKYTFEVNYKASKTQIKKAFETIFEVKVLKVNIIKKKPKAKKMGRFEGLTNASKRAMFTLKPGEKLELFNNE, from the coding sequence ATGCATATTACCGAAGTGATTAAAAAGCCAATCTTAACAGAAAAGTCATATTTAAAAATTAATGTTGATGGTAAATATACTTTTGAAGTTAATTATAAGGCTAGTAAGACACAAATTAAAAAAGCATTTGAAACTATTTTTGAAGTAAAAGTTCTTAAAGTAAATATTATTAAAAAGAAGCCGAAAGCTAAAAAAATGGGACGGTTTGAAGGATTAACTAATGCTAGTAAAAGAGCGATGTTTACTTTAAAACCAGGTGAAAAATTAGAGTTATTTAATAACGAATAA
- the rplP gene encoding 50S ribosomal protein L16: MLMPKRTKYRRPHRVSYEGKATRGTKVSFGEYGLQAVGKLVMPKRSIVVNTEQVQKKPELQGLWITSKQIEAARIAATRYMKRGGKVWINIFPQMAKTKKPLEVRMGSGKGSPEEFVAVVKKGRIMFEVAGVTEEVAREALRLAMHKLPIKCKIVKRGEE, encoded by the coding sequence ATGTTAATGCCAAAACGCACTAAATATCGCCGTCCGCATCGTGTTTCTTATGAAGGTAAAGCAACAAGAGGAACTAAGGTTTCGTTTGGTGAATATGGATTACAAGCAGTTGGTAAATTGGTTATGCCTAAAAGAAGTATTGTTGTCAATACTGAGCAAGTCCAAAAAAAACCTGAATTACAAGGTCTTTGAATTACTTCAAAACAAATTGAAGCAGCAAGAATTGCAGCGACAAGATATATGAAACGAGGGGGAAAAGTTTGAATTAACATTTTTCCTCAGATGGCGAAAACTAAAAAGCCACTTGAAGTCCGAATGGGTTCTGGAAAAGGGTCTCCTGAAGAGTTTGTTGCTGTTGTTAAAAAAGGACGAATTATGTTTGAAGTTGCTGGTGTTACTGAAGAAGTAGCAAGAGAAGCATTAAGACTGGCAATGCATAAATTGCCAATCAAATGTAAAATCGTTAAACGAGGTGAAGAATAA
- the rplD gene encoding 50S ribosomal protein L4: protein MKLQVLDINGNVVKDVSLNEKVWNITPHQQAMFDATIAQQASWRQGTHQTKTRGEVSGGGKKPWKQKGTGRARQGSIRSPQWKGGGIVFGPTVEKNYKLHVNRKVRKLALKSALSLKAQNNELIIVDTISLEKYSTKAVLQICQNLKLVDSKTLLITKVADEMIVKSASNIAKFNVIAANSLNIYDLLHANKLLITLEALVNIEGVLA from the coding sequence ATGAAGTTACAAGTATTAGATATTAATGGTAATGTTGTTAAAGATGTTAGTTTAAATGAGAAAGTTTGAAATATTACGCCTCATCAACAAGCAATGTTTGATGCAACAATTGCTCAACAAGCGTCTTGAAGACAGGGAACACATCAAACTAAAACTCGTGGTGAAGTTAGTGGTGGTGGTAAAAAACCATGAAAGCAAAAGGGAACAGGTCGAGCCAGACAAGGTTCAATTCGTTCGCCACAATGAAAAGGTGGGGGAATTGTATTTGGTCCGACAGTTGAGAAAAATTATAAATTGCATGTTAATCGGAAAGTAAGAAAGTTAGCATTAAAATCGGCGTTATCTTTAAAAGCACAAAATAATGAACTTATTATTGTTGATACTATTAGTTTAGAAAAATATTCAACAAAGGCAGTTTTACAAATTTGTCAAAATTTAAAGTTAGTGGATAGTAAAACATTATTAATTACTAAAGTAGCTGATGAAATGATTGTTAAATCAGCAAGTAATATTGCAAAATTTAATGTCATTGCAGCTAATAGTTTAAATATTTATGATTTATTGCACGCTAATAAGTTATTAATAACTTTGGAGGCGTTAGTAAACATTGAGGGGGTATTGGCATAA
- the rplC gene encoding 50S ribosomal protein L3 yields the protein MKGILGRKIAMSQVFTVEGKIIPVTVIEVQPNVVTDVKTAEKNGYTSLQLAVEDKRANLVNKPLTGHFKRAKTTPKRFSKEIREMSGFNMGDIINCDIFTPGELVDVRAISKGKGFAGVIKRHNYSRGPMAHGSGFHREIGSMGAIAPNRIFKGKKMPGRMGHQQVTMQNLQIIHIDFAKNALLVKGSIPGPKKQFVVITEAIKGLKTKTPPNLVNNQPPVETTTVDLVAVPQQHNY from the coding sequence ATGAAAGGAATTTTAGGCAGAAAAATTGCTATGAGTCAGGTCTTTACTGTTGAAGGAAAGATAATTCCTGTAACAGTTATTGAAGTGCAACCTAATGTTGTTACTGATGTTAAAACAGCAGAAAAAAATGGTTATACTTCGTTGCAATTAGCGGTAGAAGATAAAAGAGCTAATTTAGTTAATAAACCATTGACAGGACATTTTAAAAGAGCTAAGACGACTCCGAAAAGGTTTAGTAAAGAGATTCGTGAAATGTCAGGGTTTAATATGGGAGATATTATTAATTGTGACATTTTCACTCCGGGTGAATTAGTGGATGTGCGAGCCATTAGCAAGGGTAAAGGCTTTGCAGGAGTTATTAAACGCCATAATTATTCAAGAGGGCCGATGGCTCATGGTTCTGGATTTCATCGTGAAATTGGTTCAATGGGTGCGATTGCTCCGAACCGAATTTTTAAAGGGAAAAAGATGCCGGGAAGAATGGGACATCAACAAGTTACAATGCAAAATTTGCAAATAATTCATATTGATTTTGCTAAGAATGCGTTATTAGTTAAAGGTTCAATTCCGGGACCTAAAAAACAGTTCGTTGTTATTACTGAAGCGATTAAGGGCTTAAAAACAAAAACACCACCAAATTTAGTTAACAATCAACCACCTGTTGAAACTACTACAGTAGATTTAGTAGCAGTGCCCCAACAGCATAATTATTAA
- the rpsS gene encoding 30S ribosomal protein S19, with product MGRSLKKGPYIASHLLKKVELLNSNNKREVMKTWSRRSTISPAFINHTVAVHDGRKHVPVFVTEDMVGHKFGEFAPTRSFGGHGNDKKKKK from the coding sequence ATGGGAAGATCATTAAAAAAAGGACCATATATTGCGTCACATTTATTGAAAAAAGTTGAGTTGTTGAATAGTAATAATAAAAGAGAAGTAATGAAAACTTGATCGCGTCGCTCTACTATTTCTCCTGCCTTCATTAATCATACAGTTGCTGTTCATGATGGTAGAAAGCATGTTCCGGTTTTTGTAACTGAAGATATGGTTGGTCATAAATTTGGTGAATTTGCACCAACAAGATCGTTTGGTGGGCACGGAAATGATAAGAAGAAGAAGAAATAG
- the rpsJ gene encoding 30S ribosomal protein S10, whose product MAQKIRIRLCGYDSKTVDQSIFKIVQAAQLTGAKVKGPIPLPTKREIYTVLRSVHKHKDAREQFEIRTHNRIIDIINPTPKTVNSLSRLQLPSGVDIEIKLNTIT is encoded by the coding sequence ATGGCTCAAAAAATTAGAATTCGTTTATGTGGTTATGATAGCAAAACTGTTGATCAGTCAATTTTTAAAATTGTTCAAGCAGCGCAATTGACGGGAGCAAAAGTTAAGGGACCGATTCCTTTGCCAACCAAAAGAGAAATTTATACTGTTTTACGATCTGTTCATAAACATAAAGATGCTCGTGAACAGTTTGAAATTCGAACTCATAATAGAATAATTGATATTATTAATCCAACGCCAAAAACTGTAAATAGTTTATCAAGATTACAACTACCAAGTGGTGTGGATATTGAGATTAAATTAAATACAATTACCTAG
- a CDS encoding DegV family protein: MIFSIIIIHLYHIKIYLKLSIFNKYQEFSTKLKEFNGFIDKFDKTRTFKKAIKEVLKEIKKRYDSAGELTIMHSLCDTELKKEVIKIITKEKFTIKHMSLISNVIAAHTGYNTFVLVYWIK, encoded by the coding sequence ATTATTTTTTCCATAATTATTATCCACCTCTATCATATTAAAATATACCTAAAATTAAGTATATTCAATAAATATCAAGAGTTTTCGACAAAATTAAAAGAATTTAATGGTTTTATTGATAAATTTGATAAAACCAGAACATTTAAAAAAGCAATTAAAGAAGTTTTAAAAGAAATCAAAAAGCGCTATGACAGTGCTGGCGAATTAACAATTATGCATTCATTATGTGATACGGAATTAAAAAAAGAAGTAATTAAAATCATTACTAAAGAAAAATTTACAATTAAGCATATGAGTTTAATATCTAATGTTATTGCTGCTCACACCGGATATAATACATTTGTACTTGTATATTGAATAAAGTAA
- the rplV gene encoding 50S ribosomal protein L22 — MEAKAILRTIRIAPRKVQLIAELIRRKPVTDALAILMNTNKKASEPVLKLLKSAIANAVNNYAMDGDALLIKEVLVNEGATLKRFRPSDHGQTYKILKRTSHITIVVTDEKGGNQ; from the coding sequence ATGGAAGCAAAAGCTATTTTAAGAACAATTAGAATTGCCCCCAGAAAGGTGCAATTAATTGCTGAATTAATAAGAAGAAAACCAGTTACTGATGCTTTAGCGATTTTAATGAATACTAATAAAAAAGCTAGTGAGCCAGTACTTAAACTTCTAAAATCAGCTATTGCTAACGCGGTAAATAATTATGCGATGGATGGGGATGCGTTATTAATTAAAGAGGTTTTAGTGAATGAGGGTGCAACTTTAAAACGGTTTCGACCATCAGATCATGGACAAACTTATAAAATATTAAAAAGAACTAGTCACATTACAATTGTCGTAACAGACGAAAAGGGAGGTAATCAATAA
- the rpsC gene encoding 30S ribosomal protein S3: MGQKASPHGLRLGINKDWDSRWYAEDKNFAKWLHSDIKIRKVILKKWKNAAIAKIEIERTKENITLFIHSSRPGVVLGQEGSNIENIIKAIRQAIGLTTKSKLDIKINVVDIKVPDLNAQLVAENMAQQIVNRASFRTIQKLAIRKAMKAGAKGIKTLVSGRLGGVDMARSEGYAEGSVPLATLRSDIDYAKVSALTTYGLIGIKVWIYKGEILPEKKNSVKEAKQLC, from the coding sequence ATGGGGCAAAAGGCAAGTCCACATGGATTACGACTTGGTATTAATAAAGACTGAGACTCAAGATGATATGCTGAAGATAAAAATTTTGCTAAGTGATTACATTCTGATATTAAAATTCGTAAAGTAATTTTGAAAAAGTGGAAAAATGCAGCAATTGCTAAAATTGAAATTGAGCGCACGAAAGAAAATATTACGCTGTTTATTCATTCTTCGCGTCCGGGTGTTGTCTTAGGGCAAGAAGGTTCAAATATTGAAAATATTATTAAAGCTATTCGACAAGCGATTGGTTTGACAACTAAAAGTAAATTAGATATTAAGATTAATGTTGTTGATATTAAAGTTCCTGATTTGAATGCCCAACTTGTTGCTGAAAATATGGCGCAACAAATTGTTAATCGGGCATCGTTTAGAACGATACAAAAATTAGCAATCCGTAAAGCAATGAAAGCTGGAGCGAAGGGAATTAAAACTTTAGTTTCGGGAAGACTTGGCGGTGTTGATATGGCTCGTAGTGAGGGCTATGCTGAAGGAAGTGTTCCCTTGGCAACTTTGCGAAGTGATATTGATTATGCTAAAGTATCAGCGTTAACAACTTATGGTTTGATTGGAATTAAGGTTTGAATTTATAAGGGTGAAATTTTACCAGAAAAGAAAAATTCTGTTAAGGAGGCGAAGCAATTATGTTAA
- a CDS encoding IS1/IS1595 family N-terminal zinc-binding domain-containing protein — protein MEKIIQELVNTLTDDQFLEFYEKVKQQAELIKKQKRLNEIDQKFRAQGIKCPKCESYHCVKNGHNSEGKQKCLCKNCRASFDAFRNHFIYWSHLNYEQWNLLIQISLLGQSSKTISRFIKTTLKTAWYNRQKLMKSKQLENTQLKFKKLSGKIQIDETFIKEIHKGNFKYKTDPRRIHLDPFATNTKCCIQMAIDNNNNIYVKSTNTKRLQKQWVIENMNKGLINENSIITSDMQKLYFLVAKQTNSTLCVTKTTINPEASYRNLNKISKLQSSLKEALIHYHGLGFTNIQNYLNLWKWKYQHKGLTPNQQTAVLYFNV, from the coding sequence ATGGAAAAAATAATTCAAGAACTAGTAAATACTTTAACAGATGATCAATTTTTAGAATTTTATGAAAAAGTCAAACAACAAGCAGAATTAATAAAAAAACAAAAACGTTTAAATGAAATTGATCAAAAATTTAGAGCGCAAGGTATTAAATGCCCTAAATGTGAATCTTACCATTGCGTTAAAAATGGACATAATTCAGAAGGAAAACAAAAATGTTTATGTAAAAATTGCCGTGCAAGTTTTGACGCTTTTCGTAATCATTTTATTTATTGAAGTCATTTAAATTATGAACAATGAAATTTATTGATTCAAATTTCATTGCTGGGGCAATCTAGTAAAACAATTTCTCGTTTTATTAAAACTACATTAAAAACTGCTTGATATAATCGTCAAAAATTAATGAAATCAAAACAATTAGAAAATACCCAATTAAAATTTAAAAAATTATCTGGTAAAATCCAAATCGATGAAACATTTATTAAAGAAATCCATAAAGGAAATTTCAAATATAAAACTGATCCACGAAGAATTCACCTTGACCCATTCGCAACTAATACTAAATGCTGTATTCAAATGGCAATTGATAATAATAACAATATTTATGTTAAATCCACAAACACCAAACGTTTACAAAAACAATGAGTTATTGAAAATATGAACAAAGGATTAATTAACGAAAATTCAATTATTACTTCTGATATGCAAAAATTATATTTTTTAGTAGCAAAACAAACAAATTCTACTTTATGTGTAACTAAAACAACAATTAATCCTGAAGCTAGTTATCGTAACTTAAATAAAATCAGTAAATTACAATCTAGTCTTAAAGAAGCCTTAATTCATTATCATGGTTTAGGTTTTACTAATATTCAAAATTATTTAAATCTCTGAAAATGAAAATACCAACATAAGGGTTTAACTCCAAACCAACAAACAGCGGTATTATATTTTAATGTATAA